From the genome of Fusobacterium sp. FSA-380-WT-3A, one region includes:
- the radA gene encoding DNA repair protein RadA: MKKENSMYICKECGYKSIKWLGKCPNCGEWGSLEIEEKKDINVGNKKIVKQIFSEEEINKKIISFNEIEIEDNFRYKTRVKEFDRILGGGLVQGEVILLTGNPGIGKSTLLLQMANEYTTYGEVFYISGEESLTQIKNRGERLGIKNDKLFLISETNIDKIYEYVAMKKPKVVIVDSIQTLFSENSESTAGAPTQIREATLKIVDVAKKNNICFFIVGHITKDGKVAGPKMLEHMVDAVFNFEGEEGLFYRILRSEKNRFGSTNEIAIFSMEEDGLREIQNSSEYFISERNEKNIGSIIVPVLEGTKVFLLEIQTLIIEGSPIGIPKRVVQGFDRNRIQILMAIGEKRMGINLGNKDVFVNIPGGLSIKDPSADLGVLISLLSVYRNVEISQKIAAIGELGLRGEIRKVFFIDKRLRELEKLGFKGVYVPESNRKEIEKKEYNLKLIYLKNLDEFLERI, from the coding sequence ATGAAAAAAGAAAATTCAATGTATATTTGTAAAGAATGTGGGTATAAAAGTATAAAATGGCTTGGAAAATGTCCGAATTGTGGAGAATGGGGAAGTCTAGAAATTGAAGAAAAGAAAGATATAAATGTAGGAAATAAAAAAATTGTAAAACAGATATTTTCTGAAGAAGAAATAAATAAAAAAATAATTTCTTTTAATGAAATTGAAATAGAAGACAACTTTCGATATAAAACTAGAGTCAAAGAATTTGATAGGATATTAGGCGGAGGTCTTGTTCAAGGAGAAGTTATTTTATTAACTGGAAATCCAGGAATAGGAAAATCTACTTTATTATTACAAATGGCTAACGAGTATACAACATATGGAGAAGTTTTTTATATTTCAGGAGAAGAATCTTTAACTCAAATAAAAAATAGAGGGGAAAGATTAGGAATTAAAAATGATAAATTATTTTTAATTTCTGAAACCAATATTGATAAAATTTATGAGTATGTCGCTATGAAAAAACCAAAAGTAGTTATAGTAGATTCTATTCAGACTTTATTTAGTGAAAATAGTGAATCTACAGCAGGAGCTCCAACTCAAATTCGTGAAGCTACTTTAAAGATAGTAGATGTAGCTAAAAAAAATAATATATGCTTTTTTATAGTTGGACATATAACAAAAGATGGAAAAGTTGCTGGACCTAAAATGTTAGAACATATGGTTGATGCAGTTTTTAATTTTGAGGGAGAAGAGGGGCTTTTTTATAGGATACTTAGAAGTGAAAAGAATAGATTTGGGTCAACAAATGAGATTGCCATTTTTAGCATGGAAGAAGATGGATTGAGAGAAATACAAAATTCATCAGAATATTTTATAAGCGAAAGAAATGAAAAAAATATTGGAAGTATAATAGTTCCTGTTTTAGAAGGAACAAAAGTATTTTTATTAGAAATACAAACTCTTATAATAGAAGGAAGTCCTATAGGAATACCTAAAAGAGTTGTTCAAGGATTTGATAGAAATAGAATACAAATTTTAATGGCCATTGGAGAAAAAAGAATGGGAATAAATTTGGGAAATAAAGATGTTTTTGTTAATATTCCAGGAGGGTTATCAATAAAAGACCCATCAGCTGATTTAGGTGTTTTAATATCATTATTGTCAGTTTATAGAAATGTAGAGATAAGTCAAAAAATAGCAGCTATAGGAGAATTAGGGTTAAGAGGAGAGATAAGAAAAGTTTTTTTTATAGATAAAAGATTAAGAGAGTTAGAAAAATTAGGATTTAAAGGTGTTTATGTTCCAGAAAGCAATAGAAAAGAAATAGAAAAGAAAGAGTATAATTTAAAATTAATTTATCTTAAAAACTTAGATGAGTTTTTAGAAAGGATTTAG